Within the Salinimonas marina genome, the region GCGCTCACCACTATTGCGTTTACGCGGGGCTTCTTTGGGCACTGGGGGCAGTACATTGTTTCTATTGGCCTGATGCTGTTCGCGTTTTCAACCGCCATCGCCTGGTCATACTATGGCGATCGGGCGATGACCTATCTGGCTGGCCCGCGTTCGGTTATGCCTTATCGAGTGGTGTATGTGGCTGGCTTTGTGTGGGCGGCATTTTCAGATACCACCGTGGTCTGGGCATTGTCAGCTGTCGCAATTGTAATTATGACACTGCCTAACCTGTTTGGTATATTACTGCTTAGTAAGGAAATGAAGCAGACGGTTCGTACCTACTGGACGAACTTTCACAAAAAATAAGCCCGCCTTAACAGAGCGTGTCGCGCGTAAATACGGAGATTAGCGTTTACGCCGGCGCGCTTTTTATTGTTACCCTCCCGGTAACACTGATTCTGCTTCTTCATACACTTAATAACCGGAGTTTATATGGCGCTGATTGACTGTCCGTCGTGCAACAAGAAAATTTCAGACAAGGCAGACGATTGCCCGCATTGTGGTTTTTCTCTGGCCGATGCGTCTTCAGAAGATATTTTGAGAAAACAAAAGCTGAACCGATTCAAAAAACTGCACAGTATCCAGAACCAGTCGATGCTGGCGATGTTACTGTTTGTTGCAGGCTTTGGATTTATGTTCTGGGGCGGCGCCACCAAGGGCGATCTACAATATAACCTGGCGGTACTCAGCTCGGTAGTGGGCTTTATCTGGTACATTATTAATCGGGTTCGCATTTTAATTATAAAGCGTTTTTCATCATGAATATTGAAGCATTACTGGCCGCGATGACGCCTGAAGTGTATTCGCGTCTTCGCCAGGCGGTAGAAACCGGCAAATGGCCGGACGGCACCCCGTTAACTGCCGAGCAGCATGAAAGCTGTATGCAGGCGGTATTGTTGTACCAGTCAAAAATAGAAAAATCGACGGAACATATGACCATTAATGAACAAGGCGAAATTGTGCATAAAAGCAAACGAGACTTTCAAAAGTCGGTGCAACAGGATTCTTCGTCAGACAACGAAATAGCGCGGTTTAGACAGGATGATATTTAAACGTTTATTTTCTCCTTCCCATACCAGTAAAGATCCTGCGGTCAGAAAGTCGGCCATCGACAAATTATCTGCCGACAAACAACAGGACAAATCCATCTTACACGAGCTGGCTTTTAATGATGCTGATGCCCA harbors:
- a CDS encoding YeaC family protein → MNIEALLAAMTPEVYSRLRQAVETGKWPDGTPLTAEQHESCMQAVLLYQSKIEKSTEHMTINEQGEIVHKSKRDFQKSVQQDSSSDNEIARFRQDDI
- a CDS encoding zinc ribbon domain-containing protein — protein: MALIDCPSCNKKISDKADDCPHCGFSLADASSEDILRKQKLNRFKKLHSIQNQSMLAMLLFVAGFGFMFWGGATKGDLQYNLAVLSSVVGFIWYIINRVRILIIKRFSS